The following proteins are co-located in the Sporosarcina pasteurii genome:
- a CDS encoding isoprenyl transferase, whose amino-acid sequence MLNKLMRKKSMESDISLTEQIANVKSRQIPAHVAIIMDGNGRWAKKRNLPRIAGHHEGMKTVRKIARIANDIGIKVLTLYAFSTENWKRPKLEIDFLMKLPGEFLNTYLSELIEENVKVEMIGNVNLLPEHTKQAIQKAIEATKHNDGMILNFAMNYGSRLEIIQCMQALAEKTANGDLNWEDINEDVVNSHLMTAHLPEPDLLIRTSGEVRLSNFMLWQLAYAEFSFTDVLWPDFDEQCLLNVLQDFQSRSRRFGNVEGEGVE is encoded by the coding sequence ATGCTAAATAAGCTTATGCGAAAGAAAAGTATGGAATCCGATATTTCATTAACGGAACAAATTGCAAATGTCAAAAGCAGACAAATCCCTGCTCATGTAGCAATTATTATGGATGGAAACGGTAGATGGGCGAAAAAACGTAATTTACCAAGGATAGCAGGGCACCACGAAGGAATGAAAACAGTCCGCAAAATTGCGCGAATCGCGAATGATATTGGAATCAAAGTACTAACACTCTACGCTTTTTCCACAGAAAACTGGAAGCGACCGAAGTTAGAGATAGACTTTCTAATGAAACTACCTGGAGAGTTTTTGAATACATACCTTTCTGAACTCATTGAAGAAAATGTGAAAGTGGAAATGATCGGGAATGTAAATTTATTGCCGGAGCATACGAAACAAGCGATTCAAAAGGCGATTGAAGCAACTAAACATAATGATGGAATGATTTTGAATTTCGCAATGAATTATGGGAGTCGCTTGGAAATCATTCAATGTATGCAAGCGTTAGCGGAGAAGACTGCTAATGGTGATCTGAATTGGGAAGATATTAATGAAGATGTTGTTAATTCCCATTTGATGACAGCTCATTTACCAGAACCGGATTTGCTTATTCGAACAAGTGGCGAAGTAAGGTTATCTAATTTTATGTTATGGCAACTCGCATACGCGGAATTTTCATTTACAGACGTATTGTGGCCAGATTTTGATGAACAATGTTTGTTGAATGTGTTACAGGATTTTCAATCACGTAGTAGAAGGTTTGGCAATGTGGAAGGAGAAGGAGTCGAATGA
- the pyrH gene encoding UMP kinase → MSMPKYKRIVLKLSGEALAGEQGFGLSPEIIKNVAEQVKEVADLGVEVAVVVGGGNIWRGKVGSEMGMDRATADYMGMLATVMNSLALQDSLEKLGVESRVSTSIEMRQVAEPYIRRKAIRHLEKKRVVIFAAGTGNPYFSTDTTAALRAAEIEADVILMAKNNVDGVYSADPMVDTTAVKYNELSYLQVISQGLEVMDSTASTLCMDNDIPLVVFSIMESGNIKKAVLGEPIGTVVRRNM, encoded by the coding sequence ATGAGCATGCCGAAATATAAACGAATTGTTTTGAAACTAAGTGGTGAAGCACTTGCTGGAGAACAAGGCTTTGGATTATCCCCTGAAATTATTAAAAATGTTGCTGAACAAGTAAAAGAAGTCGCTGACTTAGGCGTTGAAGTGGCCGTTGTTGTTGGCGGTGGAAATATTTGGAGAGGTAAAGTAGGCAGTGAAATGGGGATGGACCGTGCAACTGCGGACTATATGGGAATGCTCGCAACTGTTATGAACTCACTAGCCCTTCAAGATTCCCTCGAGAAACTTGGAGTTGAAAGTCGAGTTTCTACGTCAATTGAAATGCGACAAGTTGCAGAACCTTACATACGACGAAAAGCGATACGTCATCTTGAGAAAAAGCGAGTCGTTATCTTTGCTGCGGGCACAGGAAATCCATATTTTTCAACCGATACAACAGCGGCATTAAGAGCAGCAGAAATTGAAGCCGATGTAATCTTAATGGCTAAAAATAATGTTGATGGTGTATATTCTGCCGATCCAATGGTAGATACGACAGCCGTGAAGTATAATGAGTTATCTTATCTACAAGTCATTAGCCAAGGACTTGAAGTGATGGATTCAACAGCTTCAACTCTGTGCATGGACAATGATATACCACTTGTTGTATTCTCGATAATGGAGAGTGGAAATATTAAGAAAGCCGTACTCGGAGAGCCAATCGGGACGGTCGTTAGGAGGAATATGTAA
- a CDS encoding DUF6115 domain-containing protein, which yields MTTIFLVVLFITQIISFYLIALLYMKLSKFDDLEKKQNTLMKEMDDAIAVYLAEIKDENDKLVEKITAKTKDESIFNEASLKQPDKDLKTREEADLPITMPKHTIRNHARQSYEAVKLNVLQEDLEIDDKTRVIQLHEDGKSVEDIAKLLGKGQTEIELILKFK from the coding sequence ATGACAACGATTTTTTTAGTGGTTTTATTTATTACACAGATCATTAGCTTTTACTTAATAGCATTACTGTATATGAAATTATCCAAGTTTGATGACCTTGAAAAGAAACAAAATACGTTAATGAAAGAAATGGACGATGCAATCGCCGTTTATTTAGCTGAAATAAAAGATGAAAATGATAAGTTGGTCGAAAAAATAACTGCAAAAACAAAAGATGAAAGTATTTTTAATGAGGCATCATTAAAACAACCTGATAAGGATCTGAAGACGAGGGAAGAGGCTGATCTGCCAATTACAATGCCAAAGCATACAATTCGCAATCATGCACGTCAATCTTACGAAGCAGTAAAGCTAAATGTCTTGCAAGAAGATCTAGAAATAGATGATAAGACACGAGTTATACAATTGCATGAAGACGGGAAGTCTGTTGAGGATATTGCAAAATTATTAGGCAAAGGACAAACTGAAATAGAACTTATTTTGAAGTTCAAATAA
- a CDS encoding chemotaxis protein CheC, producing the protein MSAEIKITDLHLDVLKEIGNIGSAHAATSLSQLLNRKIDMYVPNVQLVTFDEMFDLAGGADETIVGIFLRIQGDVSGSMFFMLSIDCANHFINLLTGEESFDFHRMNVTDIGISSMQELGNILSGSYLSALSDFTGLKIHPTVPSLSVDMVGAIISFGLIEVSQYSDEVIVIDTEIREEGMKYSDSIKGNFFLLPDPHSYATIFQSLGVL; encoded by the coding sequence ATGAGTGCAGAAATCAAAATTACGGACTTGCACTTAGATGTCTTGAAAGAAATTGGAAACATCGGTTCTGCGCATGCGGCTACATCGCTTTCGCAATTACTGAATCGAAAAATTGACATGTACGTTCCGAATGTCCAATTGGTTACGTTTGACGAAATGTTTGATCTAGCTGGCGGAGCGGATGAAACAATTGTTGGTATCTTTCTACGTATTCAGGGCGATGTTTCGGGGAGTATGTTTTTTATGCTGTCTATTGATTGTGCCAATCATTTTATAAATTTATTAACAGGTGAAGAGTCATTTGACTTTCATAGGATGAATGTTACAGACATTGGAATTTCCTCCATGCAAGAGCTAGGCAATATATTGTCTGGTTCTTATTTGTCAGCATTGTCGGATTTTACTGGCCTGAAAATTCATCCGACAGTCCCATCGTTATCTGTGGATATGGTCGGTGCCATCATTAGTTTTGGGCTGATTGAGGTATCTCAGTACAGTGATGAAGTGATTGTGATTGATACAGAAATCCGAGAAGAAGGCATGAAGTATTCTGATAGTATTAAAGGTAATTTCTTTTTATTGCCAGATCCGCACTCATATGCAACGATTTTTCAGTCGTTAGGTGTCCTATAA
- the frr gene encoding ribosome recycling factor has protein sequence MPNGVMETAKQKMDNAINAFTRELASIRAGRANASLLDRITVDYYGVPTPINQMAGISVPEARLLAIQPYDKTIIGEIEKAILKSDIGITPSNDGSIIRLAIPALTEERRKDIVKTVKKEAEDSKVVIRNIRRDANEEFKKLEKNSEITEDDLHRNGDEIQKLTDAYIKQIDDIAKEKENEIMEI, from the coding sequence ATGCCGAACGGAGTAATGGAAACAGCAAAACAAAAAATGGACAATGCGATTAACGCATTTACAAGAGAACTTGCTTCAATTAGAGCAGGGCGCGCAAATGCTTCACTACTCGATAGAATTACTGTCGATTATTACGGAGTACCTACACCAATTAACCAAATGGCAGGAATTTCAGTGCCAGAAGCAAGACTTCTTGCGATTCAACCATATGATAAAACAATCATTGGAGAAATTGAAAAAGCCATCTTAAAATCGGATATCGGAATCACACCGTCAAATGACGGATCGATTATTCGCCTTGCAATACCTGCATTAACAGAAGAGCGTAGAAAAGACATCGTAAAAACTGTCAAAAAGGAAGCGGAAGACTCAAAAGTAGTCATACGTAATATCCGCCGAGACGCAAATGAGGAATTCAAAAAGCTTGAAAAGAACTCTGAAATAACAGAAGATGATCTTCACCGTAATGGGGATGAAATTCAAAAGTTAACAGATGCCTATATCAAACAAATCGATGATATCGCTAAAGAAAAAGAAAATGAAATCATGGAGATTTGA
- a CDS encoding chemotaxis protein CheW, whose protein sequence is MTEIAQQELTKVIIFELMDKEYAIEIDVVQGIERVMSITRVPKTPSYVKGVINLRGVVTPTIDLRERFLLEPKEMDDRTRIIIVSLEDYDVGLIVDGANDVIDLPLSAIEPQPQVVGSVASEFISGVAKVEERLFVLLELTKVLEPIKRAEVT, encoded by the coding sequence GTGACTGAGATTGCCCAACAAGAGCTAACTAAAGTCATTATATTCGAACTGATGGATAAAGAATATGCGATTGAGATTGATGTCGTTCAAGGAATTGAGCGGGTTATGTCGATTACACGAGTACCTAAAACCCCTTCTTATGTAAAAGGCGTTATCAATTTGAGAGGCGTCGTCACACCAACTATAGACTTACGTGAACGCTTTTTGTTAGAACCTAAAGAAATGGATGATAGAACCCGAATTATTATCGTCTCATTAGAAGATTACGATGTAGGGCTCATAGTAGATGGGGCGAACGATGTAATAGATTTACCACTTAGTGCGATTGAACCCCAACCGCAAGTCGTAGGTTCAGTTGCTTCGGAGTTTATTTCAGGTGTTGCAAAAGTAGAGGAGCGTTTATTTGTACTACTAGAACTTACAAAAGTATTAGAACCGATCAAACGAGCTGAAGTTACATGA
- the rpsB gene encoding 30S ribosomal protein S2, producing MAVVSMKQLLEAGVHFGHQTRRWNPKMKKFIFVERNGIYIIDLQKTVKMLEGAYDFMRQVGEDGGKVLFVGTKKQAQDAIKEEAERAGMYYINQRWLGGTLTNFATIQKSVARMKKIEKMEEDGTFEVLPKKEVVQLNKEHERLEKFLGGIRDMKSLPDVMFVVDPRKERIAVAEAIKLNIPIVGIVDTNCDPDEIDYVIPANDDAIRAVRLLTSKMADALIESRQGEENAPAEEVVEEETVTAE from the coding sequence ATGGCAGTAGTTTCAATGAAACAATTACTCGAAGCAGGTGTTCATTTCGGACACCAAACACGTCGCTGGAACCCAAAAATGAAGAAATTCATTTTTGTAGAGCGTAACGGAATTTATATTATCGATCTTCAAAAAACGGTGAAAATGCTTGAAGGAGCATACGATTTCATGCGTCAAGTTGGTGAAGATGGTGGGAAAGTACTTTTCGTAGGTACGAAAAAACAAGCACAAGATGCAATTAAAGAAGAAGCAGAACGTGCTGGTATGTACTACATCAACCAACGCTGGTTAGGTGGTACACTAACTAACTTTGCTACAATCCAAAAAAGTGTAGCACGTATGAAGAAAATCGAGAAAATGGAAGAAGACGGTACATTTGAAGTACTTCCAAAGAAAGAAGTAGTTCAATTAAATAAAGAACACGAAAGACTAGAGAAATTCCTAGGCGGAATCCGTGACATGAAGTCACTTCCAGATGTAATGTTCGTTGTTGACCCACGCAAAGAGCGTATTGCTGTTGCGGAAGCAATTAAATTGAACATTCCAATTGTAGGAATCGTAGATACAAACTGTGACCCAGATGAAATTGACTACGTTATCCCTGCGAATGACGATGCAATTCGCGCAGTACGTTTATTAACAAGCAAAATGGCGGATGCTTTAATCGAATCTAGACAAGGTGAAGAAAACGCTCCTGCTGAAGAAGTTGTAGAGGAAGAAACTGTAACAGCTGAGTAA
- a CDS encoding FliA/WhiG family RNA polymerase sigma factor: MSKRDQVKEAEYWGRWMLNRDPDAGNLLVEKYTPLVSYHVQRISAGLPKSVSRDDIMSLGLQGLFDALTKFDPGRDLKFDTYASFRIRGTIIDGLRKEDWLSRASRERTKKLQQEIEKLEQKLMRHVTPEEVAEHLNIAVEDVYQTMHEQYFSNVLSLDEKIQDEERDDPQTFVIKDDREKTPEQDLVMNELIADLTTKIQALNDNEQLVLSLFYKEELTLTEIGEVLSLSTSRISQIHSRALFKLRKQLAPEVINGGIL, encoded by the coding sequence ATGTCAAAACGGGATCAGGTAAAGGAAGCTGAATATTGGGGACGATGGATGCTAAACCGTGATCCAGACGCTGGGAACTTACTTGTCGAAAAATATACGCCCCTCGTTTCGTATCACGTGCAAAGGATAAGTGCTGGACTTCCTAAAAGTGTTTCTAGGGATGATATCATGAGCCTTGGGTTACAAGGTTTATTTGACGCATTAACGAAATTTGATCCAGGCAGGGATTTAAAGTTTGATACATACGCATCATTTCGCATCCGCGGTACAATTATCGATGGTTTACGAAAAGAAGATTGGTTATCACGCGCATCAAGAGAACGGACGAAAAAGCTTCAGCAGGAAATCGAAAAACTTGAACAGAAATTAATGCGACATGTGACGCCTGAAGAAGTAGCGGAGCATTTGAATATAGCCGTAGAAGATGTTTATCAAACGATGCATGAACAATACTTTTCAAATGTGCTGTCACTCGATGAAAAGATACAAGACGAAGAGCGTGATGACCCTCAAACATTCGTTATTAAAGATGACCGAGAAAAAACACCCGAACAAGATTTAGTAATGAATGAATTGATAGCTGATTTAACGACCAAAATTCAAGCGTTAAACGACAATGAACAACTCGTATTAAGTTTATTTTATAAAGAAGAATTAACATTAACTGAAATTGGAGAAGTGCTCAGTTTATCTACCTCCCGTATTTCACAAATTCACTCTCGTGCATTATTTAAGCTGAGAAAACAATTAGCTCCAGAAGTAATAAACGGAGGGATTTTATGA
- a CDS encoding RNA polymerase subunit sigma, whose product MSLKGIELQIAIPKTFDAGKVAEQKQQRAQIMQDQANVQTEKQVEKNKETAVETESSKKTDDGKKEQPDHQAQEEEHSRKESQKKTKHPYKGSFVDFSG is encoded by the coding sequence ATGAGCTTGAAAGGTATCGAATTGCAAATTGCGATTCCTAAAACCTTTGATGCTGGTAAAGTAGCTGAGCAAAAGCAACAACGTGCTCAAATTATGCAAGATCAAGCAAATGTTCAAACGGAGAAGCAGGTAGAGAAGAATAAGGAGACCGCTGTGGAAACAGAGTCATCTAAAAAAACTGATGATGGTAAAAAGGAACAGCCAGATCACCAAGCGCAAGAAGAGGAACACAGTCGAAAGGAAAGCCAAAAGAAAACAAAGCATCCATATAAAGGGTCCTTTGTCGATTTTAGCGGGTAG
- the tsf gene encoding translation elongation factor Ts gives MTKVTAQMVKELREKTGAGMMDCKKALTEVNGDIDAAVDFLRKKGLSSADKKADRIAAEGSAYIHVDGNEAVIVEVNAETDFVAKNEGFQTLVKELAEHLLKTKPASIEEAHDSKLENGHTVSEHISNAVAKIGEKITLRRFEIRTKTDADAFGPYLHMGGTIGVLVTLEGSTDEEAAKDVAMHIAAMNPKYVSRDEVPADEVEREKKVLTEQALNEGKPENIVAKMVEGRIGKYFEDICVLDQPFVKDSDQKVAAFVKSTGGTLKGFVRYAVGEGIEKREENFADEVLSQVKGN, from the coding sequence ATGACAAAAGTTACAGCACAAATGGTTAAAGAACTACGCGAAAAAACAGGCGCTGGTATGATGGATTGTAAAAAAGCACTAACAGAAGTTAATGGTGACATTGACGCAGCTGTTGATTTCTTACGTAAAAAAGGATTATCAAGCGCTGATAAAAAGGCAGATCGTATTGCAGCAGAAGGTTCCGCATATATTCACGTTGATGGTAACGAAGCAGTTATTGTTGAAGTGAACGCAGAAACAGACTTTGTTGCAAAGAACGAAGGTTTCCAAACGCTTGTTAAAGAGCTTGCAGAACACCTACTAAAAACAAAGCCAGCTTCAATTGAAGAAGCACACGATTCAAAATTAGAAAACGGTCATACTGTTTCTGAGCATATCTCAAACGCAGTTGCAAAGATCGGTGAAAAAATCACACTACGTCGTTTCGAAATCCGTACAAAAACTGATGCTGATGCATTTGGTCCATACCTTCACATGGGTGGAACAATTGGTGTACTAGTTACATTAGAAGGTTCTACAGACGAAGAAGCAGCTAAAGACGTTGCAATGCACATCGCTGCAATGAATCCGAAGTATGTTTCTCGTGACGAAGTTCCAGCTGATGAGGTTGAGCGTGAGAAAAAGGTACTTACTGAACAAGCATTAAACGAAGGTAAGCCAGAAAATATCGTTGCGAAAATGGTTGAAGGCCGTATCGGTAAATACTTCGAAGATATTTGTGTACTAGATCAACCATTCGTAAAAGACTCAGACCAAAAAGTTGCTGCTTTCGTTAAATCAACAGGCGGCACACTAAAAGGTTTCGTTCGCTATGCAGTTGGCGAAGGAATCGAAAAGCGCGAAGAAAACTTCGCAGACGAAGTACTAAGCCAAGTAAAAGGTAACTAA
- a CDS encoding chemotaxis protein CheD: MMTKTEIVRVGISDWNIVKGNATIRTAGLGSCVGIVLYDEFKKIAGMVHIMLPDSSLDRSARINHAKYADTGIYMLMELLKSEGGRPMSLKAKIAGGAQMFQYGSTDTLRIGPRNIEAVKQVLRRLAIPIIAEDTGGSKGRTIEFDPTTSMLSVRTVNSEPKEI, encoded by the coding sequence ATGATGACGAAAACTGAAATCGTTCGTGTAGGCATTTCAGATTGGAATATCGTGAAAGGCAATGCAACGATTCGCACAGCTGGCCTCGGTTCTTGTGTCGGCATTGTGTTGTATGACGAATTTAAAAAAATTGCAGGTATGGTACATATTATGCTACCTGATTCAAGTCTCGATCGCTCAGCGCGAATTAATCATGCGAAATATGCCGACACAGGAATCTACATGTTAATGGAATTGTTGAAAAGCGAAGGGGGAAGACCGATGTCATTAAAAGCTAAAATTGCTGGAGGCGCTCAAATGTTTCAGTATGGTTCTACTGATACATTACGAATTGGGCCGAGAAATATCGAGGCTGTCAAACAAGTACTTAGACGACTTGCTATACCTATAATTGCTGAAGATACAGGCGGCTCCAAAGGACGCACGATTGAATTCGATCCAACAACTTCTATGCTCTCGGTCCGAACTGTAAATTCCGAACCAAAAGAAATTTAA